A single Vulpes lagopus strain Blue_001 chromosome 3, ASM1834538v1, whole genome shotgun sequence DNA region contains:
- the PALB2 gene encoding partner and localizer of BRCA2 — protein MRATSGRSSTSALGVLSAHPQLGPPLSGPAPLLGRRGLRVRRRSGRCNWPRWWGRRAALACASWWRAGGAPRFLPGRPRGPGSAPAPCVPRRRLGVGDGCSFRSAAGPMEEPPGKPLSCEEKEKLKEKLAFLKREYSKTLARLQRAQRAEKFKNSIKKTAEEHDCLLQQDTSPQLNHSESKNKVSPCDTLQFSTHLDEETGEKTPITFDIEPESFNPEHGSVEELNIQRTGDIQEHFPYWVGCPGVEKRQSKLLGRRKKQKRTFTSQARDSLFDTDSLILSGKRLKEQEENNGENPRTPITKRTYLSNSMSDIPGSPSPVTETNVSGVLIPPTAKPQRDVDALIRGNNFPMVPTLASFTLSNSSSSHHLEHKPPKDDWELITHSLKNINPASPVNLEAQVKKITVSKDNPGISASGQLPQSPDLEPDNSCSPNKLIYDNLSADENQNLKGQNHTEESLKFPHNTLDDRNESLQENEVLSQSKSLSPEVISPASTENQTHSCTVLEGLLFPAEYYVRTTRRMSNCQRKVALEAVIQSHLGVRKKEFKNKSKDATKNLNLCSEETDQSEIRTSDTCTKQSSSRRSQKHLSLTEVHSPTGPTEDNLPRKAVTHPSGGRRRRKRKSICPPVLDHHELLLPTPSTSGVNRSKEEITLHKDQNEKVIIQGKKDHCQKEDSLSSRKNGYLALDSAVFKASFHENEMLSLKRLSSFLKTTDFQLPDEIFGPLKLEKLKSYSEKTVEPIVSKMYAQKHLKEGNCIVLEELTPTQIDTEMKDLEEEILVLPEKAQPKMPSLTSRSQKKGLSSSIILFTPLNTSAPENSNRPTDMCSPTFPILGTTPAFGSQALCEKVCTETVRPTCSTPQLPHLKDSDHVLASAAHILKDSDQKQLDNWTNLSKPDSTLVVSGREGQPSCDCDSGPQATPLSTESVPFKDSQLCGNPQPESWKQSTEQEQSASLTEVAELPACQSSNPGHLQLVSKLKNPSGSCSVDVNAMWWEIAGFKEPCIITACEYVVSLWKPLNTLQWEKLYSWHFTEVPVLQIVPVPDVCNLVCVALGNLEIREIRSLLCSSDGKREKQVLLSSGNIKAVLGLTERRLVSSSGTLCDQQVEIMTFAEDGGSKEKQFLMPPEETVLTFAEVQGMQEALLGTTIMNNIVIWNLKTGQLLKKMHIDDRYQASVCHKAYSEMGLLFVVLSHPCAKESELLGSPVFQLIVINPKTTLSVGVMLYCLPQGQAGRFLEGDVKDHFAAAVLTSGTIAIWDLLLGHCTALLPPISDQHWSFVKWSGTDSHLLAGQKDGNIFVYRY, from the exons ATGCGGGCTACTTCCGGCCGCTCCTCCACTTCCGCTCTCGGCGTCCTCAGCGCTCATCCGCAGCTCGGCCCTCCGCTAAGCGGCCCTGCTCCATTACTCGGCCGTCGCGGGCTGCGCGTGCGCAGACGGAGCGGCAGATGCAATTGGCCGCGGTGGTGGGGACGGCGCGCGGCGCTCGCATGTGCAAGCTGGTGGCGCGCCGGGGGAGCGCCCCGTTTCCTTCCCGGGcgccccaggggcccagggtcGGCCCCGGCTCCCTGCGTCCCCAGACGACGGCTGGGGGTTGGCGACGGCTGCTCCTTCCGTTCGGCCGCGGGCCCGATGGAGGAGCCTCCTGGGAAGCCCCTCAGCtgtgaggagaaggaaaag ttgaAGGAAAAATTAGCATTCTTGAAAAGGGAATACAGCAAGACACTGGCCCGCCTTCAG cgTGCTCAAAGAGCTGAGAAGTTTAAGAATTCTATTAAGAAAACAGCGGAAGAACATGATTGCTTGCTTCAGCAGGATACTTCACCACAGCTAAACCACTCAG aatctaaaaataaagtatctcCTTGTGACACATTGCAATTTAGCACTCATCTGgatgaagaaactggagaaaaGACACCTATCACATTTGACATTGAGCCTGAGTCCTTCAACCCTGAACATGGCTCTGTGGAAGaattaaatatacaaagaacaggTGATATCCAAGAACATTTTCCCTACTGGGTCGGTTGCCCTGGTGTTGAGAAAAGGCAGAGTAAGCTGCtagggagaagaaaaaagcagaagagaacaTTTACTTCACAGGCAAGAGACTCTTTGTTTGACACAGATTCACTCATACTGTCTGGAAAAAGACTAaaggaacaggaagaaaacaatggagaaaatccTAGGACACCTATAACTAAAAGAACTTACCTTTCAAATTCTATGTCTGACATTCCTGGTTCTCCATCACCAGTGACGGAAACTAATGTAAGCGGTGTATTAATTCCACCAACTGCCAAACCACAAAGAGATGTTGATGCACTTATAAGAGGAAATAATTTCCCCATGGTGCCTACACTTGCTTCATTTACTCTGTCAAATAGCAGTAGCAGTCATCACCTTGAACATAAGCCTCCTAAAGATGACTGGGAACTTATTACTCacagtttaaaaaacattaatcCTGCTTCACCTGTAAACCTAGAGgcacaagtgaaaaaaattacGGTCTCTAAAGATAACCCAGGTATAAGTGCAAGTGGCCAGCTGCCTCAAAGTCCTGACTTAGAGCCAGATAATTCATGCTCTCCAAATAAACTCATTTATGATAACTTATCAGCAGATGAAAACCAAAACTTAAAAGGACAGAATCACACAGAAGAGTCTTTAAAATTTCCCCATAACACTCTTGATGATAGAAATGAAAGTCTTCAGGAAAATGAGGTTTTAAGTCAATCTAAGAGTCTTAGCCCAGAAGTAATCTCTCCTGCTTCTACAGAAAATCAAACACATTCTTGCACAGTGCTTGAAGGCCTTCTATTTCCCGCAGAATACTATGTTAGAACAACACGGCGCATGTCAAATTGTCAGAGGAAGGTAGCCCTGGAGGCTGTAATTCAAAGTCATTTGGGTGTCAGAaagaaagagtttaaaaataaaagtaaagacgCAACTAAAAATTTAAACCTTTGCAGTGAAGAGACTGACCAGAGTGAAATTAGGACTTCTGACACATGCACAAAACAATCAAGTTCAAGAAGATCTCAAAAACATCTGTCTTTAACTGAAGTCCACTCTCCCACTGGGCCAACTGAAGATAACCTTCCCAGGAAAGCAGTTACCCATCCATCTGGTGGAAGacgcagaagaaaaagaaagtcaatcTGCCCACCTGTATTAGATCATCATGAACTACTTTTGCCAACTCCTAGCACATCAGGTGTTAATAGATCCAAGGAAGAAATCACCTtacacaaagatcagaatgaaaaaGTAATTATTCAGG GGAAGAAAGATCACTGTCAAAAAGAAGACTCCCTTTCTTCCAGAAAGAATGGTTATCTAGCTTTGGATTCTGCTGTGTTCAAGGCTTCATTTCATGAGAATGAGATGCTAAGTTTAAAGCGACTGTCATCTTTTCTCAAAACCACAGACTTTCAGTTACCTGATGAAATCTTTGGACCTCTTAAGCTTGAAAAACTGAAGTCCTATTCAGAAAAAACAGTTGAGCCTATTGTATCGAAAATGTATGCACAGAAGCATCTTAAGGAGGGAAACTGTATTGTTTTGGAAGAATTGACTCCTACACAAATTGATACTGAAATGAAGGACTTGGAAGAGGAAATTCTGGTTCTCCCAGAAAAAGCACAACCTAAAATGCCAAGCCTAACAAGCCGGTCTCAGAAGAAGGGTCTTTCTTCATCCATAATACTTTTTACTCCTTTAAATACCAGTGCCCCCGAGAACAGTAACAGGCCGACAGACATGTGTTCGCCCACTTTCCCCATCTTGGGCACAACTCCAGCTTTTGGCTCCCAAGCACTCTGTGAAAAAGTGTGCACAGAGACTGTCAGACCAACTTGCTCTACACCCCAACTTCCTCACTTAAAAGACAGTGATCatgtgcttgcttcggcagcacatatactaaaagaCAGTGATCAGAAACAACTCGACAATTGGACCAACCTGTCAAAACCAGATAGCACTCTGGTTGTGTCAGGTCGAGAAGGACAGCCTTCCTGTGACTGTGATTCTGGTCCCCAGGCAACACCTCTTTCCACTGAGTCAGTCCCTTTCAAAGACAGTCAGCTGTGTGGAAATCCACAGCCGGAGTCATGGAAACAGTCCACTGAACAGGAACAATCTGCTTCCCTG ACTGAAGTAGCAGAGCTTCCTGCTTGTCAAAGCTCAAACCCAGGCCACCTCCAATTGGTTTCAAAGTTAAAG AATCCTTCTGGTTCCTGTTCAGTGGATGTGAATGCCATGTGGTGGGAAATAGCGGGTTTCAAAGAGCCATGTATCATAACTGCCTGTGAATATGTAGTTTCTCTTTGGAAACCTCTCAATACTTTGCAATGGGAAAAACTTTATTCCTGGCACTTTACAGAG gTTCCAGTATTACAGATAGTTCCAGTGCCCGATGTTTGTAATCTCGTGTGTGTGGCTTTGGGAAATTTGGAGATCAGAGAAATCAG GTCATTACTTTGCTCCTCTGATGGTAAACGTGAAAAGCAAGTACTACTGAGTTCTGGAAATATAAAAGCTGTGCTTGGCCTGACAGAGAGGAGGCTAGTCAGTAGCAGTGGGACCCTTTGTGACCAACAAGTAGAAATCATGACTTTTGCAGAAGATGGAGG aagcaaagaaaaacaatttttgatgCCCCCTGAAGAGACTGTATTAACTTTTGCCGAGGTCCAAGGGATGCAGGAAGCTCTGCTTGGTACTACTATAATGAACAACATTGTTATTTG GAATTTAAAGACTGGTCAGCTCCTGAAAAAGATGCACATTGATGATCGCTACCAAGCTTCAGTTTGTCACAAAGCCTATTCTGAAATG gGGCTCCTGTTTGTTGTTCTGAGTCATCCTTGTGCCAAAGAGAGTGAGCTGTTGGGAAGCCCTGTGTTTCAGCTGATCGTGATTAACCCTAAGACAACTCTGAGTGTGGGGGTGATGCTGTACTGTCTTCCTCAAGGGCAGGCTGGAAG GTTCCTGGAGGGGGACGTGAAAGATCATTTTGCAGCCGCAGTGTTGACTTCTGGAACAATTGCCATTTGGGACCTACTTCTGGGTCATTGTACCGCTCTCCTCCCACCTATCTCTGACCAGCATTGGTCCTTTGTTAAATGGTCAGGTACAGATTCTCATTTGCTGGCTggacaaaaagatggaaatatatttgtataccGCTACTGA